AGATAAAAATCAAAATGAGACCATTGATTATGGCACACGAACAATTACAGTCTATCCAGATACACCAGAGAACATTCAATTGTATGTAGAAGCGATTGGACTAATTGTTGAAAACATTTTTGAAACAGAATTAGCTAATGTGTTTGTTATAAAAAAGAAAGTTTGTTAACGGAGGTTCTACCATGGATAACAATCTTGAACGCTGGTATTCAATGAAAGAAATTATGGAATATTTGGGCGTCAGCCGTGATACCGTTCTTGACTGGATTGAACGCAGAGAAATGCCCGCCGCTAAAATCGGCAGGCTGTGGAAATTCAAAATAAGCGAAGTTGACGCCTGGATGAAATCCGGCGTCGCGGCTGATAAGTAATATTCGGAGGTGCAATATGGCACTTGAAAATAAATTGGGGATGACAAACTCTGCCGACCTTGCCCGCGAGGAA
This window of the [Eubacterium] siraeum genome carries:
- a CDS encoding helix-turn-helix domain-containing protein translates to MDNNLERWYSMKEIMEYLGVSRDTVLDWIERREMPAAKIGRLWKFKISEVDAWMKSGVAADK